From a single Onychomys torridus chromosome 9, mOncTor1.1, whole genome shotgun sequence genomic region:
- the Acox2 gene encoding peroxisomal acyl-coenzyme A oxidase 2 isoform X2, giving the protein MGSPVHRVSLGDTWSRQVHPDIDSERCIPSFSVERLTNILDGGVHNTVLRRKVESILQGDPVFNLKDHYFMTQDEQYEAAVQKRFHLEMLARRLGWSEDSPERSYADRVLSGYANLSLHGIAMNALRSLGSDEQIAKWGQLGKNFQIITTYAQTELGHGTYLRGLETKATYDAATQEFVIHSPTMTATKWWPGDLGRSVTHAIVLAQLICSGAQHGMHAFIVPIRSLQDHTPLPGITVGDIGPKMGLEHIDNGFLRLNHVRIPRENMLSRFAEVLPDGTYRRLGPAQSNYLAMLVTRVGLLLKGILPYLQKSCVIAVRYSVIRHQSHIQPSDPEAKILDYQTQQQKLLPQLAMSYAFHFLATSILEFFHSSYSAILNRDFSLLPELHALSTGMKAMISDFCTQGAEICRRACGGHGYSKLSGLPTLVTQVTASCTYEGENTVLYLQVARFLMKSYLQAQVSPGSTPQKPLPQSVMYLAIPGPARCAAQTAADFLRPDLYTTAWAHVSARLIKDAVHHTQTLMRSGIDQHDAWNQTAAIHLQAAKAHCYYITVRSFKEAVEKLDKEPAIQQVLQRLCDLYALHGILANSGDFLHDGFLSGAQVDMTRTTFLNLLPLIRKDAILLTDAFDFTDHCLNSALGCYDGHVYERLFEWAQKSPGNTQENPAYEKYIRPLLQSWRPKL; this is encoded by the exons ATGGGGAGCCCAGTGCACCGAGTATCACTGGGGGACACCTGGAGCAGGCAAGTTCACCCTGACATAGACAGTGAAAGATGCATACCATCCTTCAGTGTGGAGCGGCTCACCAACATCCTTGACGGAGGCGTCCACAACACTGTGCTGAGGAGGAAAGTTg AAAGCATCCTCCAAGGTGACCCAGTGTTCAACTTGAAGGACCATTACTTCATGACTCAGGATGAGCAATATGAGGCTGCAGTTCAAAAAAGATTCCACCTTGAGATGCTAGCCCGGCGTCTGGGCTGGTCAGAAGACAGTCCTGAACGCAGTTATGCTGACAG GGTACTTTCTGGATATGCCAACTTAAGCTTACATGGTATTGCCATGAATGCTCTAAGAAGCCTGGGCTCAGATGAGCAGATTGCCAAATGGGGCCAACTCGGCAAAAATTTCCAAATCATCACAACATATGCCCAGACAGAACTGGGACATG GGACATACCTGAGGGGCCTGGAGACCAAAGCCACCTATGATGCAGCCACCCAGGAGTTTGTAATACACAGCCCTACAATGACTGCCACCAAGTGGTGGCCTGGGGACT TGGGACGGTCAGTCACACATGCTATAGTCCTTGCCCAGTTGATCTGCTCAGGAGCCCAGCATGGCATGCATGCCTTCATTGTGCCCATCCGGAGCCTACAGGACCACACCCCACTGCCAG GAATCACAGTTGGGGACATAGGGCCCAAGATGGGCTTGGAACACATAGACAATGGCTTCCTGCGACTGAACCACGTGAGGATTCCCAGAGAGAATATGCTGAGCCGCTTTGCAGAG GTCTTGCCAGATGGTACCTACCGGAGGCTCGGGCCAGCACAGAGCAATTATCTGGCCATGTTGGTGACCCGGGTGGGGCTGCTGTTAAAAGGAATCCTACCCTACCTCCAGAAGTCTTGTGTCATTGCTGTGCGCTACTCAGTCATACGCCACCAGTCGCATATTCAGCCTAG TGACCCAGAGGCAAAAATCCTGGACTACCAGACACAGCAGCAGAAACTCCTTCCTCAGCTTGCCATGAGTTATGCCTTTCATTTCCTGGCCACTAGCATCTTAGAATTCTTCCACAGTTCCTATAGTGCCATTCTGAACAGAGATTTCAGCCTCCTGCCTGAG CTCCATGCACTGAGCACTGGTATGAAGGCCATGATTTCAGACTTCTGTACCCAGGGGGCAGAGATATGTCGCAGGGCCTGTGGTGGTCACGGCTACTCAAAGCTGAGTGGTCTGCCGACATTGGTCACCCAAGTGACAGCCTCTTGCACCTATGAGGGTGAGAACACGGTGCTCTACTTGCAAGTGGCCAG GTTTCTGATGAAGAGCTACCTGCAGGCTCAGGTGTCCCCAGGCTCCACACCACAGAAGCCTCTCCCTCAGTCTGTCATGTACCTTGCCATACCAGGGCCAGCCAGGTGTGCAGCCCAGACAGCAGCTGACTTCCTCCGCCCAGATCTCTACACCACAGCCTGGGCACATGTGTCTGCCAG GCTCATAAAGGACGCGGTACACCATACACAGACCCTCATGAGATCTGGGATTGACCAGCATGATGCCTGGAACCAGACTGCTGCCATACACCTTCAGGCTGCTAAG GCTCACTGCTACTACATCACTGTGAGGAGTTTTAAGGAAGCTGTGGAGAAACTAGACAAGGAACCAGCGATTCAGCAGGTGCTCCAACGCCTTTGTGACCTCTATGCCTTACATGGTATTCTGGCTAACTCAGGTGACTTTCTTCATGATGGTTTCCTATCTGGGGCCCAAGTGGACATGACTAGAACAACCTTTCTTAACCTGCTCCCCTTGATCCG